A genomic region of Xanthomonas campestris pv. phormiicola contains the following coding sequences:
- a CDS encoding chloride channel protein — MQSPDPVPPPRMRHRLRPLLSHESWKQRAVLWGGAVAVALVAIVFAKASDAAFHLFQRIVAHSPWWALLLTPSVFALLAWLTNGVLRPTRGSGIPQVIAALERPDDAFRQSNLSLRVSAGKLLLTTLALLGGASVGREGPTVHVGASLMYVLGRWFGFRDPRQASHFLLAGGAAGIAAAFNTPLAGVVFAIEELSGRFEHHFSGTLLTAVIVGGVISLGLLGNYTYFGKVSAALPLGRAWLAIVLCGVVAGLLGGAFSRMVLATVAGKPRWLGALRARHPVLLAAACGLALVALGLIFGNGAFGTGYEQARSLVQGHASVGHEFGLMKLLANLVSYVAGIPGGLFSPALAVGAGVGHNLAVLMPDVDPRTFVLLGMCAYLTGVTQAPLTSAVISLELTDSSDMLLPILATVLIARGASALVCRTPIYRGLAEQLLTVPPVAEPEPEPTPLTTDLAGDSGEDDPPR; from the coding sequence ATGCAGTCGCCCGATCCCGTGCCGCCGCCGCGCATGCGCCATCGCCTGCGCCCTTTGCTTTCGCACGAGAGCTGGAAACAGCGCGCGGTGCTGTGGGGCGGCGCGGTGGCGGTGGCGCTGGTCGCGATCGTGTTCGCCAAGGCCAGCGACGCGGCCTTCCACCTGTTCCAGCGCATCGTGGCGCACTCGCCGTGGTGGGCGCTGCTGCTCACCCCCAGCGTGTTCGCGCTGCTCGCCTGGCTGACCAACGGCGTGTTGCGCCCTACCCGCGGCAGCGGCATCCCGCAGGTCATCGCCGCGCTGGAACGGCCCGACGACGCCTTCCGGCAGAGCAACCTGTCGCTGCGCGTGTCCGCCGGCAAGCTGCTGCTGACCACGCTGGCCTTGCTCGGCGGCGCCTCGGTCGGGCGCGAAGGCCCGACCGTGCACGTCGGCGCCAGCCTGATGTACGTGCTCGGGCGCTGGTTCGGTTTCCGCGATCCGCGCCAGGCCTCGCATTTCCTGCTCGCCGGCGGCGCCGCCGGCATCGCCGCGGCGTTCAACACGCCGCTGGCCGGGGTGGTGTTCGCGATCGAGGAACTGAGCGGCCGTTTCGAACACCATTTCTCGGGCACCTTGCTGACCGCGGTGATCGTCGGCGGCGTGATCTCGCTGGGCCTGCTCGGCAACTACACCTATTTCGGCAAGGTGTCCGCGGCGCTGCCGCTGGGCCGGGCGTGGCTGGCGATCGTGCTGTGCGGGGTGGTCGCCGGCCTGCTCGGCGGCGCGTTCAGCCGCATGGTGCTGGCCACCGTCGCCGGCAAGCCGCGCTGGCTGGGCGCGCTGCGCGCCCGCCATCCGGTCCTGCTGGCCGCGGCCTGCGGCCTGGCGCTGGTCGCGCTGGGCCTGATCTTCGGCAACGGCGCGTTCGGCACCGGCTACGAGCAGGCGCGCAGCCTGGTGCAGGGCCACGCCAGCGTCGGCCACGAGTTCGGGCTGATGAAGCTGCTCGCCAACCTGGTGTCGTACGTGGCCGGCATCCCCGGCGGCCTGTTCTCGCCGGCGCTGGCGGTCGGTGCCGGCGTCGGCCACAACCTGGCGGTGCTGATGCCGGACGTGGATCCGCGCACCTTCGTGCTGCTCGGCATGTGCGCCTATCTGACCGGCGTCACCCAGGCGCCATTGACCTCGGCGGTGATCTCGCTGGAACTGACCGACAGCAGCGACATGCTGCTGCCGATCCTGGCCACGGTGCTGATCGCGCGCGGCGCCTCGGCGCTGGTGTGCCGCACGCCGATCTATCGCGGCCTGGCCGAACAGTTGCTGACGGTGCCTCCCGTCGCCGAACCAGAACCCGAGCCGACGCCGCTGACCACCGACCTGGCCGGCGACAGCGGCGAGGACGATCCGCCGCGCTGA
- a CDS encoding methylated-DNA--[protein]-cysteine S-methyltransferase, producing MIEQRLYYDAFATPIGELTVAVGDDGVRHILFPENRYDARGRADWIRDAAPVRAAREQLLAYFAGERSRFDLPLAPRGTAFQCRVWQALAQIPFGATWSYAQLARHIEQPRAVRAVGAANGRNPLPIVLPCHRVIGANGTLTGFGGGLPTKAALLALERREVERCSEK from the coding sequence ATGATTGAGCAACGCCTGTACTACGACGCCTTCGCCACCCCGATCGGCGAGCTGACCGTGGCCGTCGGCGACGACGGCGTGCGCCACATCCTGTTCCCGGAGAACCGCTACGACGCGCGCGGCCGTGCCGACTGGATCCGCGACGCGGCACCGGTGCGCGCAGCGCGCGAGCAGTTGCTGGCGTATTTCGCCGGCGAACGCAGCCGCTTCGACCTGCCGCTGGCGCCGCGCGGCACCGCCTTCCAGTGCCGCGTGTGGCAGGCGCTGGCGCAGATTCCGTTCGGCGCGACCTGGAGCTACGCGCAGCTGGCGCGGCATATCGAGCAGCCACGCGCGGTACGCGCGGTCGGCGCCGCCAACGGCCGCAATCCGCTGCCGATCGTGCTGCCCTGCCACCGGGTGATCGGCGCCAACGGCACCCTGACCGGCTTCGGCGGCGGCCTGCCGACCAAGGCCGCGCTGCTGGCGTTGGAGCGGCGCGAGGTGGAGCGGTGCAGTGAAAAATGA
- a CDS encoding helix-turn-helix domain-containing protein: MPHTTPDDHDLYDRARQSRDARFDGVFFTAVRSTGIYCRPVCPAPPPKRSNVRYYPSAAAAAAAGYRPCLRCRPELSPEAQQHLGEESVQRALALIAEGALQDASVERLAADVGLSARQLQRVFVAQLGATPAAVHATRRLLLAKQLLTETALPITQVALAAGFNSLRRFNTAFLEGCGMPPSAIRKQRAAVPGGDLLLRLGYRPPLDFAAMLAFLRKRAIPGIERIGEASYERVLGPLDASTRIRVEADPQRHELRLQIAAADPRAIPDIVRRVRRIFDLDADLRAVHATLGTEPLLARAIARRPGLRVPGGWDGFEVAVRAVLGQQVSVAGAATLAARLVERHGAQRPGQPSGLDRAFPAPQDLLDAPLEAIGLPRSRAATIRALAAAVVDGRLPFRAGQRLSDFVARATALPGIGAWTAHYIALRALGQPDAFPAGDLVLQRMLGADGARLSERATDARAQAWRPWRAYAVLHLWHLAGDPPEETPDD; encoded by the coding sequence ATGCCGCACACCACGCCCGACGACCACGACCTCTACGACCGCGCCCGCCAGTCCCGCGATGCGCGCTTCGACGGGGTGTTCTTCACCGCCGTGCGCAGCACCGGCATCTACTGCCGGCCGGTGTGCCCGGCGCCCCCGCCCAAGCGCAGCAACGTGCGCTACTACCCCAGCGCCGCCGCCGCCGCCGCGGCCGGCTACCGTCCGTGCCTGCGCTGCCGGCCGGAACTGTCGCCGGAAGCGCAGCAGCACCTGGGCGAGGAATCGGTGCAGCGTGCGCTGGCGCTGATCGCCGAGGGCGCGCTGCAGGACGCCAGCGTCGAACGGCTCGCCGCCGACGTCGGGCTCAGCGCGCGCCAGTTGCAGCGCGTGTTCGTCGCCCAGCTCGGCGCCACCCCGGCCGCGGTGCATGCGACGCGGCGCCTGCTGCTGGCCAAGCAATTGCTGACCGAGACCGCGCTGCCGATCACCCAGGTGGCGCTGGCAGCCGGTTTCAACAGCCTGAGGCGCTTCAACACCGCGTTCCTGGAGGGCTGCGGCATGCCGCCGTCGGCGATCCGCAAACAGCGCGCCGCGGTGCCCGGCGGCGACCTGCTGCTGCGCCTGGGCTACCGCCCGCCGCTGGATTTCGCAGCCATGCTGGCGTTCCTGCGCAAGCGCGCGATCCCCGGCATCGAGCGCATCGGCGAGGCCAGCTACGAGCGCGTGCTGGGCCCGCTCGACGCCTCCACCAGGATCCGCGTCGAGGCCGATCCGCAGCGCCACGAATTGCGCCTGCAGATCGCCGCGGCCGATCCGCGCGCGATTCCCGACATCGTGCGGCGGGTGCGCCGCATCTTCGACCTGGATGCCGACCTGCGCGCCGTGCACGCCACGCTCGGCACCGAGCCGCTGCTGGCGCGCGCGATCGCGCGGCGCCCGGGACTGCGCGTGCCCGGCGGCTGGGACGGCTTCGAAGTGGCGGTGCGCGCGGTGCTCGGCCAGCAGGTCAGCGTGGCCGGCGCGGCGACCCTGGCCGCGCGCCTGGTCGAGCGCCACGGCGCGCAGCGGCCCGGCCAGCCGTCCGGCCTGGACCGCGCGTTCCCGGCGCCGCAGGACCTGCTGGACGCGCCGCTGGAGGCGATCGGCCTGCCGCGCTCGCGCGCCGCCACGATCCGCGCGCTGGCCGCGGCGGTGGTGGACGGACGCCTGCCGTTCCGCGCCGGCCAGCGCCTGTCCGACTTCGTCGCACGCGCCACCGCCCTGCCCGGCATCGGCGCCTGGACCGCGCACTACATCGCGCTGCGTGCGCTCGGTCAGCCCGATGCGTTCCCGGCCGGCGACCTGGTCCTGCAACGCATGCTCGGCGCCGACGGCGCGCGCCTGAGCGAACGCGCCACCGACGCCCGCGCGCAGGCCTGGCGGCCATGGCGCGCCTATGCCGTGCTGCACCTGTGGCATCTGGCCGGCGATCCACCCGAGGAGACTCCCGATGATTGA
- a CDS encoding DUF4019 domain-containing protein, whose product MPLSPRLFPALLGAAVFAAAAQTAPTQSVPAQSAPAEPAAPKPAAAKPAAAKRADPAAPGPLSKQDAQMAQAGLRAAQLVDAGRSGELWDGASAVAKKAVARDVFVRQVDASRARLGALLGRGVASVARVQYAAGSQVPPGVYVNISFPSRFANAPQPVRELVSLRLDEDKTWRLVGYHVGPPN is encoded by the coding sequence ATGCCGTTGTCACCTCGCCTGTTCCCCGCGTTGCTGGGCGCTGCCGTGTTCGCTGCGGCGGCGCAGACCGCACCGACGCAGAGCGTCCCCGCGCAGTCCGCGCCGGCCGAGCCAGCGGCGCCCAAGCCCGCCGCCGCCAAACCCGCCGCGGCCAAGCGTGCCGATCCTGCCGCGCCGGGACCGCTGTCCAAGCAGGATGCGCAGATGGCGCAGGCCGGCCTGCGCGCCGCGCAGCTGGTCGACGCCGGACGCAGCGGCGAGCTGTGGGATGGCGCATCCGCGGTGGCCAAGAAGGCCGTCGCGCGCGATGTGTTCGTGCGCCAGGTCGATGCCAGCCGCGCCCGGCTCGGCGCGCTGCTCGGCCGCGGCGTGGCCAGCGTGGCGCGGGTGCAGTACGCGGCGGGCTCGCAGGTGCCGCCCGGGGTCTACGTCAACATCAGTTTCCCCAGCCGGTTCGCCAATGCGCCGCAACCGGTGCGCGAGCTGGTCTCGCTGCGCCTGGACGAGGACAAGACCTGGCGCCTGGTCGGCTACCACGTCGGCCCGCCGAACTGA
- a CDS encoding MAPEG family protein: MSMSIEIRMLAWAILLGIVQLLLAAAFVTAQRGLKWNAGARDASLPPPGGVAGRLDRALRNFLETFPFFAAAALAVVAMGKGSAHTALAAQLYFWARLAYVPLYAAGVPYLRSLVWVVSLWSLLQMVWALV; encoded by the coding sequence GTGTCGATGAGTATCGAAATCCGCATGCTGGCCTGGGCGATCCTGCTCGGGATCGTGCAACTGCTGCTGGCCGCGGCGTTCGTCACCGCGCAGCGCGGCCTGAAGTGGAATGCCGGTGCGCGCGACGCGTCGTTGCCGCCGCCCGGCGGCGTGGCCGGGCGCCTGGACCGCGCGCTGCGCAACTTCCTGGAGACCTTCCCGTTCTTCGCCGCCGCGGCGCTGGCGGTGGTGGCGATGGGCAAGGGCAGCGCGCATACCGCGCTGGCGGCGCAGCTGTATTTCTGGGCGCGGCTGGCCTATGTGCCGTTGTACGCGGCGGGCGTGCCCTACCTGCGCAGCCTGGTGTGGGTGGTGTCGCTGTGGTCGCTCCTGCAGATGGTGTGGGCGCTGGTCTGA
- the ubiM gene encoding 5-demethoxyubiquinol-8 5-hydroxylase UbiM, protein MHVDIAIVGAGPAGLCFARSLAGSGLSLALIEPQPRAALAEAAFDGREIALTHASRSLLEQLDLWSRIDPDAIAPLRDARVMNGSSPFALTFAASQDRRGDLGWLVPNHLIRRAAFAAVQAQSGLTLLDGVSVQALRSDDSQAQLRLSNGQALTARLVVAADSRFSTTRRMLGIGAQMRDFGRSMLVCRVSHERPHHHTAWEWFGYGQTLALLPLHGNQASAVLTLAPDRAQALLDMDEAALGAEISARFEHRLGAMTPIVRPQVYPLVAVYARRFVGKRYALIGDAAVGMHPVTAHGFNFGLQSQARLARALHAAAAQGRDIAAPALLAGYERGHRLATRPLYEATNAIAALYTDDRLPARALRNAALRVADRVAPFKRAIAAHLTQRGAVGAR, encoded by the coding sequence ATGCATGTGGATATCGCCATTGTCGGTGCCGGCCCCGCGGGCCTGTGTTTCGCCCGGTCGCTGGCCGGTAGCGGCCTGTCGCTGGCGCTGATCGAGCCGCAGCCGCGCGCGGCCCTGGCCGAGGCCGCCTTCGATGGCCGCGAGATCGCGCTGACCCACGCCTCGCGCAGCTTGCTCGAGCAACTGGACCTGTGGTCGCGGATCGATCCGGACGCGATCGCGCCGCTGCGCGATGCGCGGGTGATGAACGGCTCCTCGCCATTCGCGCTGACCTTCGCCGCCAGCCAGGACCGCCGCGGCGACCTGGGCTGGCTGGTGCCCAACCACCTGATCCGCCGCGCCGCGTTCGCCGCGGTGCAGGCGCAGTCGGGCTTGACCCTGCTCGACGGCGTCTCGGTGCAGGCGCTGCGCAGCGACGACAGCCAGGCGCAGCTGCGCCTGTCCAATGGCCAGGCGCTGACCGCGCGCCTGGTGGTGGCGGCCGACAGCCGTTTCTCGACGACCCGGCGCATGCTCGGCATCGGTGCGCAGATGCGCGATTTCGGCCGCAGCATGCTGGTGTGCCGGGTCAGCCACGAACGCCCGCACCATCACACCGCCTGGGAGTGGTTCGGCTACGGCCAGACCCTGGCGCTGCTGCCGCTGCACGGCAACCAGGCCTCGGCGGTGCTGACCCTGGCGCCGGATCGCGCGCAGGCGCTGCTGGACATGGATGAGGCCGCGCTGGGCGCCGAGATCAGCGCCCGCTTCGAGCACCGGCTCGGCGCGATGACGCCGATCGTGCGGCCGCAGGTGTATCCGCTGGTCGCGGTGTACGCGCGACGTTTCGTCGGCAAGCGCTACGCACTGATCGGCGATGCCGCGGTGGGCATGCACCCGGTGACCGCACACGGTTTCAATTTCGGCCTGCAGAGCCAGGCGCGGCTGGCGCGCGCGCTGCACGCGGCGGCGGCGCAGGGCCGCGACATCGCCGCGCCGGCGCTGCTGGCCGGCTACGAGCGCGGCCACCGCCTGGCCACGCGCCCGCTGTACGAGGCGACCAACGCGATCGCCGCGCTGTACACCGACGACCGCCTGCCGGCGCGCGCGCTGCGCAACGCGGCGCTGCGCGTGGCCGACCGGGTGGCGCCGTTCAAGCGCGCGATCGCCGCGCACCTGACCCAGCGCGGTGCGGTGGGTGCGCGCTGA
- a CDS encoding RNA-binding S4 domain-containing protein: MQTIDLQLESDYVELKHLLKLTGVCDSGGAAKTVISEGQVRVDGEVEVRKACKIRAGQVVALDDVQIRVIGKV; the protein is encoded by the coding sequence ATGCAGACCATCGATCTCCAGTTAGAAAGCGATTACGTCGAACTCAAGCACTTGTTGAAGCTGACCGGCGTGTGCGACAGCGGCGGCGCGGCCAAGACCGTGATCAGCGAAGGCCAGGTGCGCGTGGACGGCGAAGTCGAAGTGCGCAAGGCCTGCAAGATCCGCGCGGGCCAGGTGGTCGCGCTGGACGACGTGCAGATCCGGGTGATCGGCAAGGTATGA
- a CDS encoding serine/threonine protein kinase encodes MHPDELKQAWHALDQRLQRHDRLQAQLLQQHHLQRVQRSLRPLLWGQLLQLPFGLCCIALAGLLWSRGGALPAYLIAAGVAVHAYGVVTVALAGIVLGRLLHIDYSAPVLEIQRRIARARRWYVGSGVVCGLSWWLLWVPVLMVLAALAGIDLLARAQAVVWIGLGVGVAGIAASAWLYRWSRHPGRAWLTRIVDDGLGGASLRKAGRLLDEVERFRRD; translated from the coding sequence ATGCATCCCGACGAACTGAAACAAGCCTGGCACGCGCTGGACCAGCGCCTGCAACGCCACGACCGCCTGCAAGCGCAGCTGCTGCAGCAGCACCACCTGCAGCGCGTGCAGCGCAGCCTGCGCCCGTTGCTGTGGGGCCAGCTCCTGCAGCTGCCGTTCGGCCTGTGCTGCATCGCCCTGGCCGGCCTGCTGTGGAGCCGCGGCGGTGCGTTGCCGGCGTACCTGATCGCCGCCGGCGTGGCGGTGCATGCCTATGGCGTGGTCACCGTGGCGCTGGCCGGCATCGTCCTGGGCCGGCTGCTGCACATCGACTACAGCGCGCCGGTGCTGGAGATCCAGCGGCGGATCGCGCGCGCCCGCCGCTGGTACGTCGGCAGCGGCGTGGTCTGCGGGCTGTCGTGGTGGCTGCTGTGGGTGCCGGTGCTGATGGTGCTGGCCGCGCTCGCCGGCATCGATCTGCTGGCAAGGGCGCAGGCCGTGGTATGGATCGGACTCGGCGTGGGCGTGGCGGGCATCGCGGCCAGCGCCTGGCTCTATCGCTGGTCGCGCCATCCCGGGCGAGCATGGCTGACGCGGATCGTCGACGACGGCCTGGGCGGAGCGAGCCTGCGCAAGGCCGGCCGTCTGCTCGACGAAGTGGAGCGCTTCCGGCGCGACTGA
- a CDS encoding sigma-70 family RNA polymerase sigma factor, with the protein MPDAPTPAAPPPADFATLFQAHRGIAAKVAGSYCRDPDDRADLIQEIAAQAWRAFPRYDRQRPFSTWLYRIALNVAIGDLRGRSRAHRQTLPLQDLDIADPHPADPERERQVQALYRFIAQLPPLERALALLYLDDRPQREIAEILGIGESNVSTRIGRLKQRLHDEL; encoded by the coding sequence ATGCCCGACGCTCCCACCCCTGCCGCCCCACCCCCAGCCGACTTCGCCACGCTGTTCCAGGCGCACCGCGGCATCGCCGCGAAAGTGGCCGGCAGCTATTGCCGGGATCCGGACGACCGTGCCGACCTGATCCAGGAGATCGCCGCGCAGGCCTGGCGGGCCTTCCCCCGCTACGACCGGCAGCGGCCGTTCTCCACCTGGCTGTACCGGATCGCGCTGAACGTGGCGATCGGCGACCTGCGCGGGCGCAGCCGCGCGCACCGGCAGACCCTGCCGCTGCAGGACCTGGACATCGCCGACCCGCACCCCGCCGATCCGGAGCGCGAACGCCAGGTGCAGGCGCTGTACCGCTTCATCGCCCAGCTGCCGCCGCTGGAGCGGGCGCTGGCGCTGCTGTACCTGGACGACCGCCCGCAGCGCGAGATCGCCGAGATCCTGGGCATCGGCGAAAGCAACGTCTCCACCAGGATCGGCCGCCTCAAGCAACGCCTCCACGACGAACTCTGA
- a CDS encoding DEAD/DEAH box helicase — MSQDTPAPLLFADLGLSPAVMKAVADVGYESPSPIQAATIPALLTGRDLLGQAQTGTGKTAAFALPILSRLDFNQRKPQALVLAPTRELAIQVAEAFHRYAGAIPGFQVLPVYGGQPYVQQLSALKRGVHVVVGTPGRVIDHLERGTLDLSELKTLVLDEADEMLRMGFIDDVEAVLKKLPASRQVALFSATMPTAIKRIAQTYLNDPAEVIIASKTTTSANIRQRYWAVSGLHKLDALTRILEVEPFDAMIVFARTKAATDELAQKLQARGLAAAAINGDIQQSQRERVIQQLKDGKLDILVATDVAARGLDVERISHVLNYDIPYDTESYVHRIGRTGRAGRSGEAILFVSPREKGMLRAIERATRQPIEEMQLPSVDAVNDQRVTRFMEKISETIAGGGIDMYRELLQRFETEKNVPMVEVAAALARLLQGDTPLLLAPERARPPQGERFERPGAERRERADRGERTERPRFEPKFDREARPPRRDEGERAPRAPRPAPAGHGPDFDYQRDVGSFEAPRRDKAPKAPRGEPEVGMETYRIEVGHQHGVKPANIVGAIANEAGLESKYIGRIDIHDDHSVLDLPADMPRELLTHLKKVWVSGQQLQMRKLDGDDAGASAPFKPKFARAAGKPGGRPNAAGPRPAGAATRLADKAGERPPRKGPPKR, encoded by the coding sequence ATGTCCCAAGATACCCCCGCGCCGCTGCTGTTCGCAGATCTCGGCCTCTCGCCTGCTGTGATGAAGGCCGTCGCCGATGTCGGCTACGAGTCGCCGTCGCCGATCCAGGCCGCCACCATTCCCGCGCTGCTGACCGGCCGCGACCTGCTCGGCCAGGCCCAGACCGGCACCGGCAAGACCGCCGCGTTCGCGCTGCCGATCCTGTCGCGGCTGGACTTCAACCAGCGCAAGCCGCAGGCGCTGGTGCTGGCGCCGACCCGCGAGCTGGCGATCCAGGTCGCCGAGGCGTTCCACCGCTACGCCGGCGCGATCCCCGGCTTCCAGGTGCTGCCGGTGTACGGCGGCCAGCCCTACGTGCAGCAGCTGTCGGCGCTCAAGCGCGGCGTGCACGTGGTGGTGGGCACCCCGGGCCGGGTCATCGACCACCTCGAGCGCGGCACCCTGGACCTGTCGGAGCTGAAGACGCTGGTGCTGGACGAGGCCGACGAGATGCTGCGCATGGGCTTCATCGACGACGTCGAGGCGGTGCTGAAGAAGCTGCCGGCCTCGCGCCAGGTGGCGCTGTTCTCGGCGACCATGCCGACCGCGATCAAGCGCATCGCGCAGACCTATCTGAACGATCCGGCCGAAGTCATCATCGCCTCCAAGACCACCACGTCGGCGAACATCCGCCAGCGTTACTGGGCGGTCAGCGGGTTGCACAAGCTCGACGCGCTGACCCGGATCCTGGAAGTGGAGCCGTTCGACGCGATGATCGTGTTCGCGCGCACCAAGGCCGCCACCGACGAGCTGGCGCAGAAGCTGCAGGCGCGCGGCCTGGCCGCCGCGGCGATCAACGGCGACATCCAGCAGTCGCAGCGCGAGCGGGTGATCCAGCAGCTCAAGGACGGCAAGCTCGACATCCTGGTCGCCACCGACGTGGCCGCGCGCGGCCTGGACGTGGAGCGGATCAGCCACGTGCTGAACTACGACATCCCGTACGACACCGAAAGCTACGTGCACCGCATCGGCCGCACCGGCCGCGCCGGCCGCAGCGGCGAGGCGATCCTGTTCGTCAGCCCGCGCGAGAAGGGCATGCTGCGCGCGATCGAGCGCGCCACCCGGCAGCCGATCGAGGAGATGCAGCTGCCGAGCGTGGACGCGGTCAACGACCAGCGCGTGACCCGCTTCATGGAGAAGATCAGCGAGACCATCGCCGGCGGCGGCATCGACATGTACCGCGAGCTGCTGCAGCGCTTCGAGACCGAGAAGAACGTGCCGATGGTCGAGGTCGCCGCGGCGCTGGCGCGCCTGCTGCAGGGCGACACGCCGCTGTTGCTGGCGCCGGAGCGCGCGCGTCCGCCGCAGGGCGAGCGCTTCGAGCGGCCCGGCGCCGAGCGCCGCGAGCGCGCCGACCGCGGCGAACGCACGGAGCGTCCCAGGTTCGAGCCGAAGTTCGATCGCGAGGCGCGCCCGCCGCGCCGCGACGAGGGCGAGCGCGCGCCGCGTGCGCCGCGCCCCGCGCCGGCCGGGCACGGCCCCGACTTCGACTACCAGCGCGACGTCGGCAGCTTCGAGGCGCCGCGCCGCGACAAGGCGCCGAAGGCGCCGCGCGGCGAGCCGGAGGTGGGCATGGAGACCTACCGCATCGAGGTCGGCCACCAGCATGGGGTCAAGCCGGCCAACATCGTCGGCGCCATCGCCAACGAGGCCGGCCTGGAGAGCAAGTACATCGGCCGCATCGACATCCACGACGACCATTCGGTGCTGGACCTGCCGGCGGACATGCCGCGCGAGCTGCTGACCCACCTGAAGAAGGTCTGGGTCTCCGGCCAGCAACTGCAGATGCGCAAGCTCGACGGCGACGATGCCGGCGCCAGCGCGCCGTTCAAGCCGAAGTTCGCGCGTGCCGCGGGCAAGCCCGGCGGCCGCCCGAACGCGGCCGGTCCGCGCCCGGCCGGCGCGGCCACCCGCCTGGCCGACAAGGCCGGCGAGCGCCCGCCGCGCAAGGGGCCGCCGAAGCGCTGA
- a CDS encoding pseudouridine synthase, giving the protein MSVRLNKHIAETGYCSRREADRLIAARRVTVNGRPGGVGAVVGEGDEVQVDGQPLRARAKQKSGRRHVYIALNKPVGVTCTTESEVKGNIVDFVGHEQRIFPIGRLDKESEGLILMTSNGDIVNEILRAENRHQKEYLVAVNKPVSDEFLRGMARGVRVHNETTLPCRTARIAKFGFRVVLEQGLNRQIRLMAAAFDYRVTQLRRVRIDNIKLGALKPGQWRNLTEQELRGLLPQRQDW; this is encoded by the coding sequence ATGTCCGTCCGCCTCAACAAGCACATCGCCGAGACCGGCTACTGTTCGCGCCGCGAGGCCGACCGGCTGATCGCCGCGCGCCGCGTCACCGTCAACGGCCGGCCCGGCGGGGTCGGTGCAGTGGTGGGCGAGGGCGACGAGGTGCAGGTCGACGGCCAGCCGCTGCGCGCGCGCGCCAAGCAGAAATCCGGCCGCCGCCACGTCTACATCGCGCTGAACAAGCCGGTCGGGGTGACCTGCACCACCGAGAGCGAGGTCAAGGGCAACATCGTCGATTTCGTCGGCCACGAGCAGCGCATCTTCCCGATCGGGCGCCTGGACAAGGAGTCCGAAGGCCTGATCCTGATGACCAGCAACGGCGACATCGTCAACGAGATCCTGCGCGCCGAGAACCGCCACCAGAAGGAATACCTGGTGGCGGTGAACAAGCCGGTCAGCGACGAGTTCCTGCGCGGCATGGCGCGCGGGGTGCGCGTGCACAACGAGACCACGCTGCCGTGCCGCACCGCGCGGATCGCCAAGTTCGGCTTCCGCGTCGTGCTCGAGCAGGGCCTGAACCGGCAGATCCGGCTGATGGCCGCCGCGTTCGACTACCGCGTCACCCAACTGCGCCGCGTGCGCATCGACAACATCAAGCTCGGCGCGCTGAAGCCGGGCCAGTGGCGCAACCTCACCGAGCAGGAGCTGCGCGGCCTGCTGCCGCAGCGCCAGGACTGGTGA